A single genomic interval of Physeter macrocephalus isolate SW-GA chromosome 5, ASM283717v5, whole genome shotgun sequence harbors:
- the TAS2R16 gene encoding LOW QUALITY PROTEIN: taste receptor type 2 member 16 (The sequence of the model RefSeq protein was modified relative to this genomic sequence to represent the inferred CDS: inserted 3 bases in 3 codons), which produces MITIQLSVFFMIIYMLKFLTIIVQSSLTAVVLGTEWVRFQRLSPVQMALTGLGVCCFCQLCSSTLYNXCSHFLPNYEFCYFRIIWEFTNXLSFWLTSMLAVLYRVKVSSFSHPIFWLKWRIVRLVPRLLLGSLLISCVSIIFAAVGHYSKIQLISMRHFPRNSTMTERRDIPVGFFHVPASGCVDYSFPPVPASTVLLMALLFQHLRQMKDHHTSHXSSLEAHSTAQRSLAIFLIFFTSYFLTLLTSIWGVLFNKGSWFWAWEAIIYALVSIHLTSLMLSSPKLKRVLKVRCWGLEAA; this is translated from the exons ATGATAACCATCCAACTCTCTGTCTTCTTCATGATCATCTATATGCTCAAGTTCTTGACAATAATTGTGCAGAGCAGCTTAACTGCTGTAGTGCTGGGCACAGAGTGGGTGAGGTTCCAAAGGCTGTCACCCGTGCAAATGGCCCTCACTGGCCTGGGCGTCTGCTGCTTCTGCCAACTGTGCTCATCGACGCTGTACA TTTGCTCCCACTTCCTCCCTAATTACGAATTTTGCTACTTCAGGATCATCTGGGAATTTACCA TTCTTTCATTCTGGTTGACCAGCATGCTTGCTGTCCTCTACCGTGTCAAAGTCTCCTCCTTCAGCCACCCCATCTTCTGGCTGAAGTGGAGAATTGTGAGGTTGGTTCCTCGGCTGTTGCTGGGCTCTCTGCTGATTTCTTGTGTGTCTATCATCTTTGCAGCTGTTGGGCATTACAGCAAGATTCAACTAATCTCCATGAGGCATTTCCCTAGAAACAGCACCATGACTGAGAGACGAGATATTCCTGTGGGATTTTTCCATGTGCCAGCCAGTGGTTGTGTTGATTATTCCTTTCCTCCTGTTCCTGCTTCCACCGTCTTGCTCATGGCCTTATTATTCCAACACCTGAGGCAGATGAAAGATCATCACACCAGCC TCTCCAGCCTGGAAGCTCACTCTACTGCCCAGAGGTCTCTTGccatctttctcattttcttcacctcTTATTTTCTGACTCTACTAACCTCCATCTGGGGTGTTCTTTTTAATAAGGGGTCCTGGTTCTGGGCCTGGGAAGCTATCATCTATGCTCTAGTCTCTATTCATTTGACTTCACTGATGCTGAGCAGCCCTAAATTGAAAAGGGTTTTAAAGGTAAGGTGCTGGGGCCTAGAGGCTGCCTGA